The proteins below are encoded in one region of Helianthus annuus cultivar XRQ/B chromosome 2, HanXRQr2.0-SUNRISE, whole genome shotgun sequence:
- the LOC110905410 gene encoding tabersonine-19-hydroxy-O-acetyltransferase, with translation MIGKILRFGRRQHHTIISREIIKPSSPTTSHLRTYNLSYLDQGIPHMYMPLILFYPNNENCSLTADYKVQKLKKSLSQTLTRYYPFAGRLHTPTTPYVDCNDEEVVFVEAKHDSQLHKFQHTIEEEDETVGQLFADDMVWIRSPHSTSLVGVQLNHFACGGIGLAVSMSHKICDGCTLGSYMNYWASVARCGSTDHKEVLPLNPHFIQSPTTTNPINPLQPTTQIRCAHFVTRKFIFPNSKLSDLKNKVSSINSPTRFEVLSSLIYKTVVAATTQRSSSFTPYFLAIPVDVRNHFVPKLPQTTVGNFLRTMLVATRHESETSLSVLVSEIRKEKMEVKRVRSWQLTSQSLESVMSRIGVSRSFWCSSLCGFPYSKVDFGWGNPTVASVTFGALRRNGCVLMDTPNGDGILARVTLDSLDMEVFQNDKELLSFCKIN, from the coding sequence ATGATAGGGAAGATCCTACGATTCGGAAGAAGGCAACATCACACCATCATTTCTCGTGAAATAATAAAGCCCTCCTCTCCAACCACATCTCATCTCCGGACTTATAATCTTTCCTACCTTGATCAAGGCATCCCTCACATGTACATGCCACTAATTCTTTTCTATCCAAACAATGAAAATTGCAGTCTAACTGCTGATTACAAAGTCCAAAAGCTGAAGAAATCATTGTCACAGACCCTAACACGATACTACCCGTTTGCCGGCAGGTTACATACACCAACAACACCATACGTTGATTGTAACGACGAGGAAGTCGTGTTTGTCGAAGCCAAACACGACAGCCAACTCCACAAGTTCCAACATACCATTGAAGAAGAAGATGAGACTGTTGGCCAACTTTTTGCTGATGACATGGTGTGGATAAGGTCTCCTCATAGCACCAGTCTTGTTGGTGTTCAACTCAATCACTTTGCATGTGGCGGAATCGGGTTGGCAGTGTCTATGTCACATAAAATTTGTGATGGATGCACTCTTGGTTCATACATGAATTATTGGGCTTCTGTGGCTCGTTGTGGTTCCACTGATCACAAAGAGGTACTCCCTCTTAACCCACATTTTATTCAATCCCCAACTACTACCAATCCTATTAATCCTCTTCAGCCCACAACTCAAATTAGGTGTGCACACTTTGTCACCAGAAAATTCATTTTCCCCAATTCAAAATTAAGTGACCTCAAGAACAAGGTCTCCTCTATAAACAGTCCTACACGGTTTGAAGTATTGTCGTCTCTAATTTACAAAACCGTGGTGGCAGCTACCACCCAAAGATCATCTTCTTTTACGCCATATTTTTTAGCAATTCCCGTAGATGTACGTAACCATTTTGTCCCAAAGTTGCCCCAAACTACCGTGGGAAATTTCCTTAGAACTATGTTGGTGGCGACCCGACATGAAAGTGAAACTTCATTAAGTGTGTTGGTTTCCGAGATAAGAAAAGAGAAGATGGAAGTTAAGCGAGTCCGAAGTTGGCAACTGACTTCTCAAAGCTTGGAATCGGTTATGTCAAGAATAGGCGTTAGCAGATCCTTTTGGTGTTCGAGCTTATGTGGGTTCCCTTATAGCAAAGTTGATTTCGGATGGGGAAATCCCACCGTTGCAAGTGTAACGTTTGGAGCTTTGCGCAGGAATGGTTGTGTACTGATGGATACTCCAAATGGTGATGGTATCTTAGCACGGGTGACTTTAGACTCACTAGACATGGAAGTATTTCAGAATGACAAAGAATTGCTTTCATTTTGCAAAATTAACTGA